The Mycobacterium paragordonae genome includes a region encoding these proteins:
- a CDS encoding NAD-dependent epimerase/dehydratase family protein, which produces MMKKLVIGASGFLGSHVTRQLVQAGEDVRVMIRKTSSTKGFDDLSVERCYGDVFDDTALRDAMAGCDVVYYCVVDARMWLRDPAPLFRTNVGGLRHVLDAAVRADLRKFVFTSSTGTLAISNQRPVTEEDPHNWDDGGPYIASRVAAEDLVLRYAREQGLPAVALCISTTYGPRDWAPTPHGALIAQVAAGRFPFYMGFSSEVVGIEDAARAMLLAADKGRDGQRYIISDRCLSTREVHAIAARAVGRRPPRIPIPMSVMYAASRVNDLAARLLNRDLPMAYVGARMADLMSPLDHSKAERELGWKPEPVEESIAKAARWFAARPTS; this is translated from the coding sequence ATGATGAAGAAACTGGTCATCGGCGCCAGCGGCTTCCTGGGCTCGCATGTCACCCGGCAACTCGTGCAGGCGGGCGAAGACGTGCGGGTCATGATACGGAAAACGAGCTCTACCAAGGGATTCGACGACCTGTCGGTAGAACGTTGTTACGGCGACGTCTTCGACGACACCGCCCTGCGGGACGCCATGGCGGGTTGTGACGTCGTCTACTACTGCGTGGTCGACGCCCGGATGTGGCTGCGCGACCCGGCTCCGCTGTTCCGCACCAATGTGGGGGGTCTGCGCCATGTGCTCGACGCGGCCGTCCGGGCCGACCTGCGAAAGTTCGTCTTCACCAGCAGCACCGGCACATTGGCGATCAGCAACCAGCGGCCGGTCACCGAAGAGGATCCGCACAATTGGGACGACGGCGGGCCCTACATCGCATCCCGGGTGGCGGCCGAGGATCTGGTGCTGCGCTACGCGCGTGAGCAAGGACTACCGGCCGTCGCGCTGTGCATCTCGACGACCTACGGGCCACGCGACTGGGCGCCGACGCCGCACGGCGCCCTCATCGCGCAGGTGGCGGCCGGCCGGTTCCCTTTCTACATGGGATTCTCCTCCGAGGTTGTCGGTATCGAAGACGCCGCCCGGGCAATGCTTCTCGCGGCCGACAAGGGACGCGACGGGCAGCGCTACATCATCTCCGACCGGTGTCTGAGTACCCGCGAGGTGCACGCGATCGCGGCTCGCGCCGTCGGCCGGCGTCCGCCGCGCATCCCGATCCCGATGAGCGTCATGTATGCGGCTTCCCGGGTCAACGACCTAGCCGCGCGGTTGCTGAACCGCGACCTGCCCATGGCGTACGTCGGCGCGCGGATGGCGGACCTGATGTCGCCGCTCGACCACAGCAAGGCCGAGCGCGAACTTGGTTGGAAGCCAGAGCCTGTCGAAGAATCCATCGCCAAGGCCGCGCGGTGGTTCGCCGCGCGGCCGACCTCCTAG
- a CDS encoding aldehyde dehydrogenase family protein — MTATTPSARGPMSVQDTAATQDAQVGDQPTRDGAESGAGPSRRLLIDGRLVATPKTFATVNPATGEVLGYAPDAGVQEARQAIAAARRAFDTTDWSTDVEFRIRCLDQLHQALLDHAEELRELTIAEVGATRALTHGAQLDEPIGIVRFYADLLRTYEFSEDLGEKESRGMRHHRWVEKEAAGVVAAIIAYNYPNQLALAKLPPALAAGCTVVLKGAPDTPLVTLALGELIANHTDIPPGVVNVLSSSDPAVGEALTTSPDVDVVTFTGSTAVGRKIMAAASDTVKRVFLELGGKSAVIMLDDADFAGAAMFAAFSMVTHAGQGCALTSRLLVPRKHHDEVVELIAQNFAKVRHGDPGDPKTYMGPLINERQRDKVDGMVQRAVAAGATLVTGGKRLDPGYFYAPTLLTNVDPDSEIAQDEVFGPVLVVIPFDDDDDAVRIANNSIYGLAGAVFSRDQDRALSVARRIRAGSFSVNGGNYFGADSPFGGFKQSGVGREMGVAGLEEFLEGKTFAVPAARGANA; from the coding sequence GTGACGGCCACCACACCAAGCGCGAGAGGGCCTATGTCAGTCCAGGACACGGCGGCGACCCAGGACGCTCAAGTGGGCGATCAACCGACCCGGGACGGCGCTGAGTCCGGCGCCGGGCCGAGCCGCAGATTGCTCATCGACGGTCGACTCGTGGCAACGCCGAAGACGTTCGCGACCGTCAATCCCGCTACCGGGGAAGTGCTCGGGTATGCGCCCGACGCGGGTGTCCAGGAGGCTCGGCAGGCCATTGCCGCGGCGCGGCGTGCCTTCGACACCACCGACTGGTCCACCGACGTCGAGTTCCGGATCCGCTGTCTCGACCAGCTGCACCAGGCGCTGCTCGACCATGCGGAGGAGTTGCGCGAGCTGACCATCGCCGAAGTCGGTGCCACCCGCGCGCTGACCCACGGAGCGCAACTCGACGAGCCGATCGGCATCGTCCGGTTCTACGCCGACCTGTTGCGCACGTACGAGTTCTCCGAAGACCTCGGTGAGAAAGAGTCGCGCGGCATGCGCCACCACCGCTGGGTGGAGAAAGAAGCCGCGGGAGTGGTCGCGGCGATCATCGCCTACAACTACCCGAACCAGCTGGCACTGGCCAAGCTGCCGCCCGCGCTCGCCGCCGGCTGCACGGTGGTGCTCAAGGGGGCGCCCGACACGCCGCTGGTCACCCTGGCCCTGGGTGAGCTGATCGCCAACCACACCGACATCCCGCCCGGTGTCGTCAACGTGCTCAGCTCGTCTGATCCGGCGGTAGGGGAAGCGTTGACCACCAGCCCCGACGTCGACGTGGTGACGTTCACCGGATCCACGGCGGTCGGGCGCAAGATCATGGCTGCGGCCAGCGACACCGTCAAACGCGTCTTCCTGGAGCTCGGTGGGAAGTCCGCGGTGATCATGCTCGACGACGCCGACTTCGCCGGCGCTGCCATGTTCGCCGCGTTCAGCATGGTCACCCACGCCGGGCAGGGCTGCGCGCTCACCTCGCGCCTGCTGGTGCCGCGGAAGCACCACGACGAGGTCGTCGAGTTGATCGCGCAGAACTTCGCCAAGGTTCGCCATGGCGACCCGGGCGATCCGAAAACCTATATGGGACCGCTGATCAACGAGCGCCAGCGGGACAAGGTCGACGGCATGGTCCAGCGGGCCGTCGCCGCGGGCGCCACGCTGGTCACCGGCGGCAAGCGGCTGGATCCCGGCTACTTTTACGCGCCGACCCTGCTCACCAACGTCGACCCGGACAGCGAGATCGCCCAGGACGAGGTGTTCGGGCCGGTGCTGGTGGTGATCCCGTTCGACGACGACGACGACGCGGTGCGCATCGCCAACAACTCGATCTACGGTTTGGCCGGCGCGGTGTTCAGTCGCGACCAGGACCGCGCCCTGTCGGTGGCGCGCCGGATTCGGGCCGGATCGTTTTCGGTCAACGGCGGCAACTATTTCGGCGCGGACAGCCCGTTCGGTGGCTTCAAACAGTCCGGTGTCGGCCGGGAGATGGGCGTGGCCGGCCTGGAAGAGTTCTTGGAGGGCAAGACGTTTGCCGTCCCTGCGGCCCGAGGAGCAAACGCGTGA
- a CDS encoding nuclear transport factor 2 family protein, whose amino-acid sequence MPDTAAELWEIEAIKQLKARYCRYLDTKRWDDWRRLFTDDFVSDTTASGGKLINGADEFVAFVRGTLGKPSQPTAHQVHAPEIELTSETTATGVWALEDVVRLGPGLNLLGRGHYHETYEKVDGRWLIKSSTLTRLREDVFNPLLSVRVSPRLRDAGAALARRFGK is encoded by the coding sequence ATGCCGGACACCGCAGCCGAGCTCTGGGAGATCGAGGCGATCAAGCAGCTCAAGGCCCGCTACTGCCGCTACCTGGACACCAAGCGATGGGACGACTGGCGGCGACTCTTCACCGACGACTTCGTCAGCGACACGACGGCCTCCGGCGGAAAGTTGATCAATGGCGCCGACGAGTTCGTGGCCTTCGTCCGCGGCACGCTCGGCAAGCCTTCCCAGCCCACCGCCCATCAGGTGCACGCGCCGGAGATCGAGCTGACCTCGGAGACGACCGCGACCGGAGTGTGGGCACTCGAGGACGTGGTTCGACTGGGCCCCGGGCTCAATCTGCTGGGGCGCGGGCACTACCACGAAACCTACGAGAAGGTGGACGGACGCTGGCTGATCAAGTCCTCGACCCTGACCCGGTTGCGGGAGGATGTCTTCAATCCGCTTTTGTCCGTGCGTGTTTCGCCTCGGCTTCGTGATGCCGGGGCCGCGCTGGCGCGCAGGTTCGGCAAATGA
- a CDS encoding CaiB/BaiF CoA transferase family protein, whose protein sequence is MKPLEGIRVLEVAMYGFVPSAGAVLREWGADVIKVEHAVTGDPQRGLRQTGMLRVEGDPNPNIEHANRGKRSIGLDMSVPEGKEVLYELARRADVFLTSFLPDHRQKFGIDVDDIRAVNPKIVYARGSALGPRGNEATKGGYDMTAFWCRAGTAATITPMGYEGMINPPGPAYGDTISGTNLAGGIAAALLKRERTGEPSVVDVSLLGSGLWALGHTVALTRHLGQLMQAPPPGIHGSPVNPLVGVYPTADGRYISLVMMQPGKFWADVCRHIDRPELIDDPRFANGETIAANTADAVEILTKVFATRTLSEWSERFATLAGPWAPVQDTLQAADDAQIRANEYMVRAGELELVANPVQFDVTAPQTGPAPGFAEQTDEILQELGLDWDRIIELKTAGAVT, encoded by the coding sequence GTGAAACCACTCGAGGGCATCCGTGTCCTGGAAGTCGCGATGTACGGATTCGTCCCCTCAGCGGGTGCGGTGTTGCGCGAATGGGGAGCCGATGTCATCAAGGTCGAGCACGCGGTGACCGGCGACCCGCAGCGCGGCCTCCGCCAGACCGGCATGCTGCGCGTCGAGGGCGACCCCAACCCCAACATCGAGCACGCCAACCGCGGCAAGCGCAGCATCGGCCTGGACATGTCGGTACCGGAGGGCAAGGAGGTGCTCTACGAACTCGCCCGCCGTGCCGACGTTTTCCTCACCAGCTTCCTGCCCGACCATCGGCAGAAGTTCGGTATCGACGTCGACGACATCCGGGCGGTCAATCCGAAGATCGTCTACGCTCGCGGGAGCGCGCTCGGGCCACGCGGCAATGAAGCCACCAAGGGTGGCTACGACATGACCGCCTTCTGGTGTCGAGCCGGAACCGCGGCCACCATCACCCCGATGGGCTACGAGGGCATGATCAATCCGCCCGGGCCGGCGTACGGCGACACCATCTCCGGCACCAACCTGGCCGGCGGCATCGCCGCGGCCCTGCTCAAACGTGAACGCACCGGCGAGCCGTCGGTGGTGGACGTGTCGTTGCTCGGCAGCGGGCTCTGGGCGCTGGGCCATACCGTGGCGCTGACCAGGCACCTCGGTCAGCTGATGCAGGCTCCGCCGCCGGGTATCCACGGTTCGCCGGTCAATCCCCTGGTCGGGGTGTACCCCACAGCCGACGGACGCTACATCTCTCTGGTGATGATGCAGCCCGGCAAGTTCTGGGCCGACGTGTGCCGGCACATCGACCGCCCGGAACTGATCGACGATCCCCGTTTCGCCAACGGCGAGACCATTGCCGCCAATACGGCAGATGCGGTGGAGATCTTGACCAAAGTCTTCGCAACCCGCACTCTTTCCGAGTGGAGCGAACGCTTTGCGACGCTCGCGGGACCTTGGGCGCCGGTGCAGGACACTCTGCAAGCGGCCGACGATGCGCAGATCCGGGCGAACGAATACATGGTGCGCGCAGGCGAACTCGAACTGGTCGCCAACCCGGTTCAGTTCGACGTCACCGCGCCGCAGACCGGTCCCGCGCCCGGCTTTGCCGAACAGACCGACGAGATCCTGCAGGAACTGGGCCTCGATTGGGACCGCATCATCGAACTCAAGACCGCCGGCGCGGTCACCTAG
- a CDS encoding acyl-CoA dehydrogenase family protein translates to MQLTFDSDVEEFRAEFAAFLDENLPAASETVERPRSVSHMPGWARRWQRLLFDNGWLLPTQPPEFGGRNATVLQQYVYLEELCRRRIYHSFNPQGVNIVAASLISFGSEEQKHRWAVPILRAEITASLGMSEPSAGSDLASLRTRAVRDGDHFVVNGQKVWTSGAHDADVLLTFVRTDPDAPKHKGISVLLIPTDTEGVARRPFPSICADDDLDFNEVFFTDARVPAENLVGELNQGWRVANGSLGHERTMMWLGFADRMDNMLADFRPAGELDRDRYATTIMDKQALRLLGSVALARASRGEDDTSATSVLKLLGSEAELRISEYALEAAGDDGLVHPGLTGPYAPMNLDHYFASWFERYARSFSGTIAGGTSEIQRNIIAQRILGLPRA, encoded by the coding sequence GTGCAACTGACTTTTGACAGCGACGTCGAGGAATTCCGCGCCGAATTCGCGGCGTTCCTGGACGAAAACCTGCCTGCCGCAAGCGAAACCGTCGAGCGGCCCCGCTCGGTTTCGCATATGCCGGGCTGGGCGCGGCGCTGGCAGCGGCTGTTGTTCGACAACGGCTGGCTGCTGCCCACCCAGCCTCCCGAGTTCGGTGGGCGCAATGCGACGGTGTTGCAGCAGTACGTCTACCTCGAGGAGCTGTGCCGCCGCCGGATCTACCACAGCTTCAATCCGCAAGGCGTGAACATCGTTGCGGCATCGCTGATCTCATTCGGCAGCGAGGAGCAGAAGCATCGTTGGGCGGTGCCGATTCTGCGTGCCGAGATCACCGCGTCACTGGGGATGAGTGAACCGAGCGCCGGGTCGGACCTGGCGTCGTTGCGGACCCGGGCGGTGCGGGACGGTGATCATTTCGTCGTCAACGGACAGAAGGTGTGGACGTCCGGCGCCCATGATGCCGACGTGCTGCTGACGTTCGTGCGGACCGACCCCGACGCGCCGAAACACAAAGGCATCAGCGTGTTGCTGATCCCCACCGACACCGAAGGCGTGGCGCGCCGGCCGTTCCCGTCCATCTGCGCTGACGACGACCTGGACTTCAACGAGGTGTTCTTCACCGACGCGCGGGTGCCGGCGGAGAATCTGGTGGGCGAACTCAACCAGGGCTGGCGGGTGGCCAACGGCTCGCTCGGCCACGAGCGCACCATGATGTGGCTCGGGTTCGCCGACCGGATGGACAACATGCTCGCCGACTTCCGGCCCGCCGGTGAACTCGATCGCGATCGGTACGCGACGACCATCATGGACAAGCAGGCCCTGCGCCTGCTGGGTTCGGTGGCACTGGCCCGGGCATCCCGCGGCGAGGACGACACCTCCGCGACCTCGGTGCTGAAACTGCTTGGCTCCGAGGCGGAATTGCGGATCAGCGAATACGCGCTGGAGGCCGCCGGTGATGACGGGCTGGTGCACCCTGGGCTCACCGGGCCGTACGCGCCGATGAACCTCGACCACTATTTCGCAAGCTGGTTCGAGCGCTACGCGCGAAGCTTCTCCGGCACCATCGCCGGGGGCACGTCGGAAATCCAGCGCAACATCATCGCCCAGCGCATCCTCGGCCTGCCGCGGGCCTGA
- a CDS encoding acyl-CoA dehydrogenase family protein encodes MLLEFDADQRLWQDTVRDVVTKQCPPSLVRSVAEDDADVEPLWKLYRQLGWTELNETASAVELAIVLEELGHATDPTPFLSTMSQYAPLAGESFDPNQSGTAVYGGVSARRNAGGWVLDGTARHVLDGDRAERVAVVTEAGVFLTDAGQLSARRESVFDPVLHVADLSFHDVRVPDSDRVNVDPERAHHIALTGMAITMVGACQRILDLVLEHVRSRHQFGVPIGSFQAVQHKAADMHVAVQRARALAYFAALTISADDPRRRLAAAMAKASAGECQSLVFRHGLQLHGAMGFTWENDLQFALKRAKAGELMLGGAAEHRARIAEEYRATDF; translated from the coding sequence ATGCTGTTGGAGTTTGATGCTGATCAGCGGCTGTGGCAGGACACGGTGCGCGACGTCGTCACCAAGCAATGTCCGCCCAGCCTGGTCCGCAGCGTGGCCGAGGACGACGCCGACGTCGAACCGCTGTGGAAGCTGTATCGCCAGCTCGGCTGGACAGAACTCAACGAAACCGCCAGCGCGGTCGAATTGGCGATCGTCCTCGAAGAACTCGGCCACGCCACCGATCCCACCCCGTTTCTGTCGACCATGAGCCAGTACGCTCCGCTGGCCGGCGAGAGCTTCGACCCCAACCAGTCCGGCACCGCCGTCTACGGCGGGGTGTCCGCGCGCCGCAACGCCGGCGGCTGGGTGCTGGACGGCACCGCCCGCCATGTTCTCGATGGCGACCGGGCCGAGCGCGTCGCGGTGGTCACCGAAGCCGGAGTATTCCTCACCGACGCCGGGCAGTTGTCCGCCCGGCGCGAATCGGTGTTCGACCCGGTGCTGCACGTGGCCGATCTGTCGTTCCACGATGTCCGGGTGCCCGACAGCGACCGCGTGAACGTAGACCCGGAACGCGCGCACCACATCGCCCTGACCGGCATGGCCATCACCATGGTCGGCGCCTGCCAGCGCATCCTTGACCTGGTGCTCGAGCACGTCCGCAGCCGGCACCAATTCGGCGTCCCCATCGGCTCTTTCCAGGCCGTCCAGCACAAAGCGGCCGACATGCATGTCGCGGTGCAACGAGCCAGGGCATTGGCCTACTTCGCCGCACTGACCATCTCCGCCGACGATCCCCGTCGCCGGCTGGCCGCGGCGATGGCAAAGGCATCGGCAGGGGAGTGCCAGTCGCTGGTGTTCCGCCATGGGCTACAGCTGCACGGGGCAATGGGATTCACCTGGGAGAACGACCTGCAGTTCGCGCTCAAGCGCGCGAAGGCGGGCGAGCTGATGCTCGGGGGCGCGGCTGAGCACCGGGCGCGGATCGCCGAGGAGTACCGTGCAACTGACTTTTGA
- a CDS encoding NAD-dependent epimerase/dehydratase family protein, whose protein sequence is MSPTTLVTGALGQVGKRCTEILLSRGHTVIAVDLDNDTSQAAAGALADTAAPGALIPEFIDLTDGDSVKAVVARHRPGAIVHLAAIVSPPSYRNPRLARKVNVDGTRHLVTAAQALSDPPLFVFASSAAVYGSRNPHRQPELITGATPVNPIDHYGEDKVLAEQVIIESGLPFAVLRLAAIVSPDASATFDGDYLVLVRATPVDNRMHATDARDVALAFANAVDRRNAVAGKVLVIAGNDTNRSTMSELQDDVMTAVGIGRLGPSVGLPGDPDDDRGWAFTGWFDTTESQALLDYQQHDWPETVAWVGAAMGHRRLLLRALGPVARPVMRAALAVQRRLEHRGRYADPWTFMSRKYGSAMLARSEA, encoded by the coding sequence ATGAGCCCCACCACGCTGGTCACCGGCGCCCTCGGGCAGGTCGGCAAGCGCTGCACCGAGATCCTGCTGAGCCGGGGTCACACCGTCATAGCGGTGGACCTCGACAACGACACCTCGCAGGCGGCCGCCGGCGCCCTGGCCGACACGGCTGCTCCGGGCGCGCTCATCCCGGAATTCATCGATCTCACCGATGGCGACAGCGTCAAGGCCGTCGTGGCCCGCCACCGGCCCGGCGCGATCGTGCACCTGGCCGCGATCGTCTCGCCGCCCTCGTACCGCAACCCCCGGTTGGCACGCAAGGTCAATGTCGACGGAACCCGGCACCTGGTGACTGCCGCACAGGCCTTGAGCGACCCTCCGCTGTTCGTCTTCGCTTCCAGCGCAGCCGTTTACGGATCTCGCAACCCGCACCGCCAGCCCGAGCTGATCACCGGCGCCACACCGGTGAATCCGATCGATCACTACGGCGAAGACAAAGTTCTCGCCGAGCAGGTGATCATCGAAAGCGGGTTGCCTTTCGCCGTGCTGCGGTTGGCGGCGATCGTCTCACCGGACGCGTCCGCCACTTTCGACGGCGATTACCTGGTGCTGGTGCGCGCCACCCCGGTCGACAACCGCATGCACGCAACGGATGCTCGCGATGTGGCCCTGGCCTTCGCCAATGCGGTGGACCGCCGGAACGCCGTCGCAGGCAAAGTGCTCGTGATCGCCGGCAACGACACCAACCGCTCCACGATGAGTGAACTGCAGGACGACGTGATGACTGCCGTCGGCATCGGCCGACTCGGCCCGTCGGTCGGCCTGCCCGGTGATCCCGACGATGACCGCGGCTGGGCGTTCACCGGTTGGTTCGATACCACGGAATCCCAAGCACTGCTTGACTATCAGCAACACGATTGGCCGGAGACCGTCGCCTGGGTGGGGGCGGCGATGGGTCATCGGCGGCTGCTGTTGCGGGCGCTCGGACCGGTGGCCCGCCCCGTCATGCGTGCGGCACTCGCAGTGCAGCGGCGGCTGGAACATCGTGGCCGGTATGCCGACCCGTGGACCTTCATGAGCCGTAAGTACGGATCCGCCATGCTCGCCCGCTCTGAGGCATGA
- a CDS encoding SDR family NAD(P)-dependent oxidoreductase, whose amino-acid sequence MRTAVVTGGGSGIGLAVAQRLRADGRNVATIDLKPSDDDLCYTADVTDRSQIDAALSAIRERLGPVTILVNAAGLDGFKRFTNISFEDWQRVIDVNLHGVFHMIQAVLPDMLEAGWGRIVNISSSSTHSGVPLMSHYVAAKSAVNGLTKSLALEYGPSGITVNAVPPGFIDTPMLRNAENQGFLGDVEQNIARTPVRRIGKPEDIAAACAFLSSDEASYITGQILGVNGGRNT is encoded by the coding sequence GTGAGAACTGCGGTAGTCACCGGCGGCGGATCCGGCATCGGTCTGGCGGTGGCGCAACGCCTGCGGGCGGACGGCCGCAACGTCGCGACCATAGACCTCAAGCCATCCGACGACGACCTCTGCTACACCGCGGATGTCACCGACCGCTCGCAGATCGACGCGGCGCTGTCGGCGATCCGGGAGCGGCTGGGACCGGTCACGATTCTTGTCAACGCGGCGGGCCTGGACGGCTTCAAGCGCTTCACCAACATCTCTTTCGAGGATTGGCAGCGGGTGATCGACGTCAACCTGCACGGGGTGTTCCACATGATCCAGGCGGTGTTGCCCGACATGTTGGAGGCGGGTTGGGGACGCATCGTCAACATCTCGTCCTCCAGCACGCACTCCGGGGTCCCGTTGATGTCGCACTATGTCGCCGCCAAATCGGCGGTCAACGGGCTGACCAAGTCCCTGGCGCTCGAGTACGGACCAAGTGGCATCACGGTCAACGCCGTGCCCCCCGGCTTCATCGACACCCCGATGTTGCGCAATGCCGAGAACCAGGGATTCCTGGGCGACGTCGAACAGAACATCGCCCGCACACCGGTGCGCCGCATCGGCAAGCCCGAGGACATCGCCGCGGCATGTGCCTTCCTGTCTTCCGATGAAGCCAGTTACATCACCGGTCAGATATTGGGTGTCAACGGCGGTCGAAACACCTAA
- a CDS encoding ferredoxin — translation MKVWVDPERCQGHTLCAMIAPDSFQLSDIDGSSSAVNEVVPDDQVDQVREAAQSCPEQAIILSD, via the coding sequence GTGAAGGTCTGGGTTGATCCGGAACGCTGCCAGGGGCATACCTTGTGCGCGATGATCGCACCGGACTCGTTCCAGCTCAGCGATATTGACGGTAGTTCGTCGGCGGTGAACGAGGTGGTGCCGGACGATCAGGTCGATCAGGTCCGCGAGGCTGCGCAATCCTGCCCCGAGCAGGCCATCATCCTCAGCGATTGA
- a CDS encoding nitroreductase family protein, producing the protein MAGACGDVWEVMSTARTIRRFTDQPVDDATLTRCLDAARWAPSGANAQGWRFIVLRSPEMRAVVAKAAAQALSVIEPVYGMSRPAPGDCSHQARNNRATYELHDRAAEFTSVLFTQIHYPTASELLLGGSIFPAMQNFLLAARAQGLGACMTSWASYGGERLLREAVGVPDDWMLAGHIVVGWPQGRHGPVRRRPLAHAVNLDHWDEPFPV; encoded by the coding sequence ATGGCAGGAGCCTGTGGTGACGTCTGGGAGGTGATGTCGACCGCGCGCACGATCAGGCGCTTCACCGATCAGCCGGTGGACGATGCGACCTTGACCCGCTGCCTGGACGCGGCGCGGTGGGCGCCCTCCGGGGCAAACGCTCAGGGCTGGCGTTTCATCGTGCTGCGCTCACCCGAGATGCGGGCGGTAGTGGCCAAGGCAGCGGCGCAGGCACTATCGGTGATCGAGCCGGTGTACGGCATGAGCCGCCCCGCTCCCGGCGACTGCAGCCACCAGGCTCGCAATAACCGGGCCACCTATGAATTGCACGACCGTGCAGCAGAATTCACCTCCGTCCTGTTCACGCAAATTCACTATCCGACGGCGTCCGAGCTGTTGCTGGGTGGGTCGATCTTTCCCGCCATGCAGAATTTTCTGCTGGCCGCACGGGCGCAGGGGCTTGGTGCCTGCATGACCAGTTGGGCCTCCTACGGTGGTGAGCGCCTGCTGCGGGAAGCCGTTGGCGTGCCGGATGATTGGATGCTGGCCGGCCACATCGTCGTCGGGTGGCCGCAGGGCAGGCACGGGCCGGTGCGGCGGCGCCCACTGGCGCACGCGGTGAACCTCGACCACTGGGACGAGCCCTTCCCGGTCTGA
- a CDS encoding cytochrome P450 gives MSVDDVVADDRKKHTYHFDRHSAEYRSQFKTITEEMHAQCPMAWTDTYGGHWVAAGSHEVFELARCPAVSNDHDIRNERRGYKGISIPTARRVSVVRGGILEMDDPEHRIYRTVLNPYLSPAAVKRWEPFIDDVTRACLDEKIESGNIDFVDDLANVVPAVLTLAMLGIPLKKWNLYSEPVHAAVYTPEHSPDIERVTEMHRQMGLDMVNNMIEIRENPRPGLVNALLQMRIDGEPAPDLEILGNLGLIIGGGFDTTTALTAHSLEWLSDNPDQRKRLLRERDTLLDPATEEFLRYFTPAPGDGRTFADDTELDGTQFKEGERLWISWAMANRDPAVFHDPDQVVMDRKGNRHFSFGIGVHRCIGSNVARTVFKSMLNAVLDRMPDYRCDPAGTVHYETIGVIQGMRKLPATFTPGRRVGASLDETLEKLQRICDEQELARPITERKDSAVIS, from the coding sequence TTGAGCGTCGATGACGTCGTGGCCGACGACCGGAAGAAGCACACCTACCACTTCGACCGCCACTCCGCGGAGTACCGCTCGCAGTTCAAGACGATCACCGAGGAGATGCACGCCCAGTGCCCGATGGCGTGGACCGACACCTACGGCGGGCACTGGGTCGCGGCGGGCAGCCACGAGGTGTTCGAGTTGGCCCGTTGCCCCGCGGTCTCCAACGACCACGACATCCGTAACGAACGCCGCGGCTACAAAGGCATCTCGATCCCGACCGCCCGCCGGGTCAGCGTGGTGCGCGGCGGCATCCTGGAAATGGACGACCCCGAGCATCGCATCTACCGCACCGTGCTCAACCCATACCTTTCACCCGCGGCGGTCAAGCGCTGGGAGCCGTTCATCGACGACGTGACCCGCGCCTGCCTCGACGAGAAGATCGAAAGCGGGAACATCGATTTCGTCGACGACCTGGCCAATGTCGTTCCGGCCGTGCTGACGTTGGCGATGCTCGGCATCCCGCTGAAGAAGTGGAACCTGTACAGCGAACCGGTCCATGCCGCGGTCTACACACCCGAGCACTCTCCGGACATCGAACGGGTCACCGAGATGCACCGCCAGATGGGCCTGGACATGGTCAACAACATGATCGAGATCCGGGAGAATCCGCGGCCAGGCCTGGTGAATGCGCTGCTGCAGATGCGGATCGACGGTGAGCCGGCTCCTGATCTGGAGATCCTGGGCAATCTCGGTCTAATCATCGGCGGCGGCTTCGACACCACCACGGCGCTGACGGCACATTCGCTGGAGTGGCTGTCGGACAATCCCGATCAGCGGAAACGCCTGCTGCGCGAGCGTGACACCCTACTGGATCCTGCGACCGAGGAATTCCTGCGTTACTTCACGCCGGCGCCCGGGGACGGCCGCACCTTCGCCGACGACACCGAACTCGACGGCACCCAGTTCAAGGAGGGCGAACGGCTGTGGATCTCGTGGGCCATGGCCAACCGTGACCCAGCGGTGTTCCATGACCCCGACCAGGTGGTGATGGACCGTAAAGGCAATCGGCACTTCAGCTTTGGTATCGGTGTGCACCGCTGCATCGGGTCGAATGTGGCGCGTACGGTGTTCAAGTCGATGCTGAACGCGGTGCTCGACCGAATGCCCGACTACCGCTGTGATCCTGCGGGGACCGTGCATTACGAGACGATTGGCGTGATCCAGGGTATGCGCAAACTCCCGGCGACATTCACGCCGGGCCGTCGCGTCGGCGCCAGTTTGGACGAGACTCTCGAGAAGCTGCAACGCATCTGCGACGAGCAGGAACTCGCCCGTCCGATCACCGAGCGCAAGGACTCCGCGGTCATTTCCTAG